In a single window of the Olivibacter sp. SDN3 genome:
- a CDS encoding type II toxin-antitoxin system YafQ family toxin, whose product MYQLEQTGKFKKDIKLAKKRGLGMRLLDEVVTQLVESGTLPPKNKPHKLTGNYKGFWECHIQPDWLLVWEQDDAIRLITLTRTGTHSDLF is encoded by the coding sequence ATGTATCAGCTTGAACAGACAGGAAAGTTCAAAAAAGATATTAAACTCGCCAAAAAGCGTGGTTTGGGTATGCGACTACTCGATGAAGTCGTTACCCAATTGGTTGAAAGCGGTACGCTTCCGCCAAAAAACAAACCGCACAAGTTGACGGGTAATTACAAAGGGTTTTGGGAATGCCATATCCAGCCCGATTGGCTGTTGGTTTGGGAACAGGACGACGCCATAAGGCTCATTACATTAACAAGAACAGGCACACACAGCGACTTATTTTAG
- a CDS encoding helix-turn-helix domain-containing protein, translating into MITDKINQEKKQECVKAILPVKDALEVLNGRWKIPIIISLKFGNKRFKEISRDVQGITDKVLSKELKALEVNQLIARTVFDTFPPTVEYSLTEHGFSLHNVITALGEWGTSHREKIIGK; encoded by the coding sequence ATGATCACAGATAAAATAAATCAAGAGAAAAAACAGGAGTGCGTGAAGGCAATTCTACCTGTTAAAGACGCTTTAGAAGTTTTAAACGGGAGATGGAAAATACCCATCATTATATCGCTAAAATTTGGAAATAAGCGATTTAAGGAAATATCGAGGGATGTTCAGGGTATTACTGACAAAGTGCTCTCAAAAGAATTGAAGGCCTTGGAGGTAAATCAACTTATAGCTAGAACAGTCTTTGATACTTTTCCCCCAACCGTAGAATATTCCTTGACCGAACACGGCTTTTCACTACATAACGTTATAACGGCACTTGGCGAATGGGGTACGAGTCATAGGGAAAAGATTATTGGAAAATAG
- a CDS encoding DoxX family protein yields MRKDKIIYWVSTSLTILTGASSAFLYFTDAMGEAFRHLGFPDYFKVELAIGKIIGIPLLLIPAVPRIIKEWAYAAYGIVFMSAIIAHTVVDGVGAAITPLLPLIFLIVSYRYYHKLNRA; encoded by the coding sequence ATGAGAAAAGACAAAATCATTTATTGGGTGTCCACTTCACTAACAATCCTGACCGGTGCATCCTCTGCCTTTCTTTACTTTACAGATGCTATGGGAGAAGCGTTCAGGCATTTAGGCTTTCCCGACTATTTTAAAGTTGAGCTGGCTATCGGCAAAATTATAGGCATTCCACTTTTACTTATCCCTGCTGTTCCCAGAATAATAAAAGAATGGGCTTATGCCGCTTATGGTATTGTTTTTATGTCGGCAATCATTGCACATACCGTTGTTGACGGCGTTGGAGCGGCGATAACACCATTATTACCACTTATTTTCTTAATCGTATCCTACCGATACTATCATAAATTAAATAGAGCATAA
- a CDS encoding FMN-dependent NADH-azoreductase, translated as MKKILHIISSIHGEISSSSQLSDTIVENLKNAYPDSQVNKLDLSESHFPYLEAKHFEAFFTPAEHHTAIQREVFGRSGQAITELKEADFIVIGLPIYNLGIPASLKGWIDYVARVGETFSYVDNAPIGLLTDKKVYLAIASGGIYSEEPMKSYDFTEPYLRAMLGFIGLTDLTAFRVEGTAIPGVKETALSKAQETVSEFTF; from the coding sequence ATGAAAAAAATATTGCACATCATTTCAAGCATCCACGGAGAAATATCTTCCAGCAGTCAGTTATCAGACACAATCGTTGAGAACTTAAAAAATGCTTATCCTGACAGCCAGGTTAATAAACTCGACCTGTCGGAGTCACATTTCCCTTATCTTGAAGCCAAACATTTTGAGGCATTTTTTACACCTGCCGAACATCACACTGCAATCCAGCGAGAAGTGTTTGGCCGTTCCGGGCAAGCTATAACTGAATTGAAAGAAGCTGATTTTATCGTAATTGGTTTACCCATATACAATTTAGGTATTCCGGCCAGTTTAAAGGGATGGATCGATTACGTGGCGCGAGTTGGCGAGACATTCAGCTACGTAGATAATGCACCTATAGGTCTCTTAACCGATAAAAAAGTATATCTGGCCATCGCCTCAGGGGGTATATATAGCGAAGAGCCAATGAAGAGCTATGATTTTACAGAACCCTATCTAAGGGCAATGCTGGGATTTATCGGCTTGACAGACCTCACAGCCTTCAGGGTGGAGGGAACAGCTATCCCCGGAGTTAAAGAAACTGCCTTATCTAAAGCACAGGAAACAGTCAGTGAGTTTACTTTCTAA
- a CDS encoding TetR/AcrR family transcriptional regulator produces the protein MGSKERIAKLKSELRKDILCAALAILKNDGRQSLSLRKIADRIEYSPPVIYSYFKNKEAILIALCELCYQQFNGCIEKNCRKLTNPEERLTAIVTTCWNFAIEEKEMYDLMWEVGSTCTDPFTQFKELGLFLNFLSETLKNLCGKKVCTEEYLFHKSQTAIAVMHGHICLNYTLSNADPKLRSRMLNETILYVMNLINDYNLTSRELNNHY, from the coding sequence ATGGGCAGCAAAGAAAGGATAGCCAAATTAAAGAGCGAGTTGCGTAAAGACATACTTTGCGCAGCCCTTGCTATTTTAAAAAATGATGGACGCCAATCCCTAAGCCTGCGAAAAATAGCTGACCGCATAGAGTACTCTCCACCAGTAATATATTCTTACTTTAAAAATAAAGAAGCCATTCTAATTGCTCTATGCGAATTATGCTATCAGCAATTTAATGGATGTATCGAGAAAAATTGTAGAAAGCTGACCAACCCGGAAGAAAGGTTGACAGCAATAGTGACCACATGTTGGAACTTTGCGATTGAAGAGAAAGAAATGTATGATTTAATGTGGGAGGTTGGCAGCACTTGCACCGATCCTTTTACACAATTCAAAGAGTTGGGACTATTTCTGAATTTTTTAAGTGAAACGCTGAAAAATCTGTGCGGCAAGAAAGTATGTACAGAAGAATACCTTTTTCATAAAAGCCAGACTGCCATAGCAGTAATGCATGGGCATATTTGCTTGAATTATACGTTGTCAAATGCTGATCCGAAATTAAGGAGTAGAATGCTGAACGAGACTATACTTTACGTAATGAATCTTATAAACGACTATAATCTGACATCGCGTGAACTCAATAATCATTATTGA
- a CDS encoding Gfo/Idh/MocA family protein, with protein sequence MNKSKIRIGFIGLNPDKQWASIAHIPALGTLVEEFEIVGVANSTYQSAKKSAEAFQIPLAFENAQALILSDEIDLVVITVKVPHHYELVKAALGAGKHVYCEHPLGNGLEETKALAALAAQKNVVAVVGTQLVAAPELLYLQQLINEGYVGRVLSSTLNGSVNNWGDNVISHNYYINDKSFGATLFTVPFAHTLAGVIKVLGGFGKFKAEMYNNFTSVKVTDTDEIKSKTTEDQILVIGAFKSGAAFSAHYRGGINATSLVWEINGTEGDIQVTSSSGHAQLLGLKILGKKSDEKELKNLIPPAEMYQGLPDDPLVRNVAAIYRLAAGDIRNDTRNAPTFEDAAKLHQVLSSIEKSASI encoded by the coding sequence ATGAATAAATCGAAAATTCGTATCGGATTTATTGGATTAAATCCAGACAAACAATGGGCTTCAATAGCTCATATACCCGCACTGGGAACGTTGGTTGAAGAATTTGAAATTGTAGGGGTTGCAAACTCTACTTACCAGAGTGCCAAAAAATCAGCAGAAGCATTCCAGATTCCTTTAGCCTTTGAAAATGCCCAGGCGCTGATACTATCAGATGAAATCGACCTCGTGGTCATCACCGTCAAGGTGCCTCATCACTATGAATTGGTTAAGGCTGCATTGGGAGCAGGCAAGCACGTCTATTGTGAACATCCATTGGGCAATGGCCTGGAAGAAACAAAAGCATTGGCTGCATTGGCCGCCCAAAAAAATGTAGTCGCCGTGGTCGGCACTCAACTAGTTGCTGCTCCAGAGTTGCTTTATCTACAGCAACTCATTAATGAGGGATATGTGGGGAGGGTTTTATCTTCTACCTTGAACGGTTCTGTTAATAACTGGGGGGATAACGTAATTTCTCATAATTACTATATTAATGATAAGTCATTTGGAGCGACATTATTTACAGTTCCATTCGCGCACACCTTAGCAGGTGTCATAAAAGTATTGGGAGGTTTTGGGAAATTTAAGGCAGAAATGTACAATAATTTCACCTCTGTAAAAGTAACCGATACAGACGAAATTAAATCTAAAACAACTGAAGACCAGATACTGGTTATTGGTGCATTTAAAAGCGGAGCTGCTTTTTCTGCTCATTATCGCGGCGGTATCAACGCAACCAGCCTAGTATGGGAAATTAATGGAACCGAAGGAGATATACAAGTTACCAGTTCTTCAGGACACGCACAGTTGCTAGGACTCAAAATACTTGGAAAGAAAAGCGACGAAAAAGAATTGAAAAACTTGATTCCACCTGCTGAAATGTACCAGGGTCTACCAGATGATCCTTTGGTTAGAAACGTTGCCGCTATTTACCGGCTTGCAGCTGGTGATATCCGAAACGATACCCGTAACGCCCCTACATTTGAGGATGCAGCAAAATTGCACCAAGTTCTATCTTCAATTGAGAAATCCGCGTCAATTTAA
- a CDS encoding YhdH/YhfP family quinone oxidoreductase, which produces MAYQFKGLYITEEQGEFKANLTELSTADLPNNEVLIKVAFSSVNYKDVLSASGNKGVTQKFPHVPGIDAAGEVVSSRSNKFKTGDKVIVTGYDLGMNTWGGFGEYISVPSGWVLSLPEPLSLLDAMALGTAGLTAGLSIYELINSGVTPEKGKIAVSGATGGVGSISVAILSKLGYEVVAISGKKQNDFLTRTLGANAVFTRQDFIDKYDKDIMSKMELAGGIDAVGGRILSGMLKATNYNGTVTCCGLVASPNIETTIYPFIIRNVTLVGIDSVEQPLNHKEAIWKLLANEWKPTVLSHITKLINLEELPAALYDVSQGNAIGRYVVSHG; this is translated from the coding sequence ATGGCATATCAATTTAAAGGATTATATATTACCGAAGAACAAGGTGAATTTAAAGCGAACTTAACGGAACTTTCTACCGCAGATCTTCCAAATAATGAAGTGCTTATTAAAGTAGCTTTCTCGTCTGTTAATTATAAAGACGTATTGTCTGCATCGGGAAACAAAGGGGTTACCCAAAAGTTCCCGCATGTACCTGGTATAGATGCGGCAGGCGAGGTGGTTTCTTCCCGTAGCAATAAATTTAAAACAGGTGATAAGGTAATTGTCACAGGATACGATCTTGGAATGAATACCTGGGGCGGATTTGGAGAGTACATCAGTGTCCCATCTGGCTGGGTGTTATCCCTTCCAGAACCATTGTCGCTTTTGGACGCAATGGCTTTAGGCACCGCGGGTCTTACGGCAGGACTATCAATATATGAACTTATCAACTCGGGCGTTACACCGGAGAAAGGTAAAATAGCGGTGAGTGGAGCAACGGGTGGTGTCGGAAGTATATCTGTAGCTATATTGTCTAAACTAGGATATGAGGTAGTAGCAATTTCAGGAAAAAAACAGAATGATTTCCTCACAAGAACATTAGGAGCCAATGCGGTTTTTACCAGGCAAGATTTTATAGATAAGTACGATAAAGACATCATGTCAAAGATGGAACTTGCTGGGGGAATTGATGCTGTCGGAGGAAGGATTCTTTCGGGAATGCTTAAGGCCACAAATTATAATGGCACAGTGACCTGTTGCGGTTTGGTAGCTTCGCCAAATATTGAAACAACTATATATCCATTCATTATCAGGAATGTAACACTTGTTGGAATTGATTCGGTTGAACAACCATTAAATCATAAAGAAGCTATATGGAAATTACTAGCAAATGAATGGAAACCCACTGTGCTTAGTCATATCACTAAATTAATTAATCTCGAAGAACTGCCAGCCGCCTTATACGATGTAAGTCAAGGAAACGCAATAGGGAGATATGTTGTGAGCCATGGATAA
- a CDS encoding 3-hydroxyacyl-CoA dehydrogenase, which produces MDIKNVTVFGAGVLGAQIAFQTAFHGYKVTLYDIKKEFLENARKRFENLRESYKVDIDATDEDLDIAFNNLSYTTNLAESVTDADITIEAIPENLEVKKEFYVKLSTLAPQKTIFCTNSSTLLPSDFAAETGRPQQFLALHFANLVWKYNIVEIMGHAGTDAKNIEIILAFAKTIGMVPVVIQKENPGYIMNALSVPWLMTALDLLIEGVGDVESIDKTWILTPIGNRSIGPFALLDIIGLTTAYNVITNNAEKTGENTWIKRKEFIRKNFIEPNKLGVSTGEGFYKYPNPSYEQEAFLKP; this is translated from the coding sequence ATGGACATAAAAAATGTCACAGTCTTTGGTGCAGGCGTATTGGGTGCGCAAATAGCGTTTCAAACAGCCTTTCATGGCTATAAGGTCACTTTATATGATATCAAAAAAGAATTCCTTGAAAATGCTCGTAAAAGGTTTGAGAATCTACGTGAATCCTATAAGGTTGATATTGATGCCACGGATGAGGATTTGGATATAGCTTTCAATAATTTAAGTTATACTACAAATCTTGCGGAATCGGTTACAGATGCTGATATTACCATAGAAGCCATACCTGAAAACCTAGAAGTTAAGAAAGAATTCTATGTCAAATTGAGTACTTTGGCACCCCAAAAAACTATTTTTTGCACGAATTCCTCCACATTACTCCCAAGTGATTTTGCTGCTGAAACAGGCAGGCCACAGCAATTTTTAGCACTACACTTTGCCAACCTTGTTTGGAAGTACAACATTGTGGAAATCATGGGCCATGCCGGCACGGATGCCAAAAACATCGAAATCATTCTTGCATTTGCAAAAACAATTGGGATGGTGCCGGTTGTCATTCAAAAAGAAAATCCCGGCTACATCATGAATGCACTATCAGTTCCGTGGCTAATGACTGCATTAGATTTGTTGATAGAAGGGGTCGGAGATGTAGAGAGTATTGATAAGACATGGATACTGACACCAATTGGAAACAGGTCTATCGGACCTTTCGCCCTTTTGGACATCATCGGACTGACGACTGCATATAATGTTATTACCAATAATGCAGAGAAGACCGGTGAAAATACTTGGATCAAAAGAAAAGAATTTATTAGAAAAAATTTTATAGAGCCCAATAAACTCGGAGTGTCCACAGGAGAAGGTTTTTACAAGTATCCAAACCCGAGCTACGAACAGGAAGCTTTTCTAAAACCCTAG
- a CDS encoding NAD(P)H-dependent oxidoreductase, whose translation MSLIENLNWRYATKAYDPTKKVSEKNLYKILEAARLAPTSSGLQQYRVLVISNQELKERLKEGSFNPESMRDCSYVLVFAAWDNYTDERIDKIYNHTTRQRGLPDGQFKSYTDKIKAIFASQTIEENFDNAARQCYIGLAMALAQAAELKIDSTPAEGFDNAQVDKTLELKVKGLKSVVLMYVGYRAEHDWLAPMRKVRNPMDEFVTFIG comes from the coding sequence ATGTCTTTAATTGAAAATCTTAATTGGCGATACGCCACAAAAGCTTATGATCCTACGAAAAAGGTAAGCGAAAAAAATTTATATAAGATTCTGGAAGCTGCCCGATTGGCACCCACATCGTCTGGCTTACAGCAATATAGGGTATTGGTCATTTCTAATCAGGAATTGAAAGAAAGATTAAAAGAAGGTTCGTTTAATCCTGAATCCATGAGAGATTGTTCCTATGTTCTTGTATTTGCAGCCTGGGACAACTATACAGATGAACGTATAGATAAGATATACAATCATACGACACGGCAAAGAGGCTTGCCGGACGGACAATTTAAAAGTTATACCGATAAGATAAAAGCCATTTTCGCTTCTCAAACCATCGAGGAAAATTTTGACAATGCTGCCCGTCAGTGCTATATCGGCCTGGCAATGGCATTAGCTCAAGCTGCAGAGCTAAAGATAGACAGTACGCCTGCTGAAGGGTTTGACAATGCTCAGGTAGATAAAACGTTGGAATTGAAAGTGAAAGGTTTAAAAAGTGTGGTTTTAATGTATGTGGGCTATCGTGCAGAACATGATTGGCTGGCTCCAATGAGAAAAGTTCGAAACCCGATGGATGAGTTTGTAACTTTTATTGGATAA
- a CDS encoding RteC domain-containing protein: MEKFYNETHLKLETAIQEIGSEADCPTKSIEAVIQLIIKSLSDLKDFILKKDFKNTEEEIYFFKYQKPLIVSKLIYYNAIYKIETRKPYGVKRTRKYLNKELKKLKRFFDNNLDFYKYYRSNNSFLDESLFVRGKHNIGLWLDTFYFEADHRFSTSHDYKVAKIIANDLIQVYLEDQLSNNKQKNTSESYPLNWTANKTALTELIYALHSQGVFDNGNADIKLIARTFELAFNINLGDFYHTYMELKSRKINRTKFLDGLRDALIRKMEEEDGKDNILFFLGLG, encoded by the coding sequence ATGGAAAAATTCTACAATGAAACACATCTTAAATTGGAAACTGCAATTCAAGAAATAGGAAGTGAAGCTGACTGCCCTACAAAAAGTATCGAAGCTGTTATACAGCTCATCATCAAAAGCCTTTCGGATTTAAAGGATTTTATACTTAAGAAAGATTTTAAGAACACGGAAGAGGAAATCTATTTTTTCAAATACCAAAAACCTCTTATTGTTTCAAAACTCATCTACTATAATGCCATTTACAAAATCGAAACCAGAAAACCGTACGGAGTCAAACGCACCAGGAAATATCTTAATAAAGAACTGAAGAAACTAAAAAGGTTCTTTGATAATAACCTTGATTTTTATAAATATTACCGAAGCAATAACTCTTTCCTTGATGAGAGCCTTTTTGTACGTGGAAAACACAATATTGGGCTATGGTTAGATACTTTTTATTTTGAGGCAGACCATCGCTTTTCAACGTCACATGACTATAAGGTCGCCAAAATTATTGCGAACGATCTTATACAGGTCTATCTTGAAGACCAGCTAAGTAATAACAAACAAAAAAACACTTCTGAAAGCTATCCTTTAAATTGGACTGCAAATAAAACCGCTTTAACAGAATTGATTTATGCACTCCATTCACAAGGGGTATTTGACAATGGAAATGCGGACATCAAACTCATTGCTAGAACATTTGAACTAGCCTTTAATATCAACTTGGGTGATTTTTACCATACCTATATGGAACTTAAAAGTCGAAAAATAAACCGGACAAAATTCCTTGACGGTTTGCGTGATGCTCTGATTAGGAAGATGGAGGAAGAAGACGGGAAAGATAATATTTTATTCTTTTTAGGTTTAGGTTGA
- a CDS encoding relaxase/mobilization nuclease domain-containing protein: MIAKVITGKSFGGCVRYLLEREKSFVLDSAGVRDYNIKAIVADLNAQRKMRPQLGNAVGHTVLSWSNEDREKLTVEKMAQHAREYMEKMGIKNAQYVTVLHTDKKHPHLHLVYNRVDNEGKTIGNYNHWHKSRKICREMTERYGYHIGKGKAKVNRQALRGNDKLRYAIHDALKSIMAKATTWKQVETMLAGQGIAIHYKYRSGTNEVQGISFEKDGVKFKGSAIDRKFSFAGMDRQLKENRVMEATQPITDSRPLAEQIREILQQPQEQRSHAYEPQGLGLLEALLDTYTPPEPESMSDAERRRRKRKKQEAQSRGVSR, from the coding sequence ATGATAGCTAAGGTAATCACGGGCAAGAGTTTCGGCGGTTGTGTGCGCTACCTGTTGGAACGTGAAAAATCCTTTGTTCTGGATTCGGCAGGCGTTAGGGATTATAACATCAAGGCGATTGTTGCCGACCTCAACGCACAGCGGAAGATGCGTCCACAGCTTGGCAATGCCGTAGGGCATACCGTGCTAAGCTGGAGCAACGAGGACAGGGAAAAGCTCACGGTGGAGAAGATGGCACAGCATGCGAGGGAGTATATGGAAAAAATGGGCATCAAGAATGCCCAGTACGTGACCGTACTGCATACGGATAAGAAACACCCACACCTTCATCTCGTGTACAACCGTGTGGACAATGAGGGCAAGACTATTGGCAACTATAACCATTGGCACAAGAGCCGAAAGATATGCAGGGAGATGACGGAGCGTTACGGTTACCATATCGGCAAGGGCAAGGCAAAGGTTAACAGGCAGGCACTTCGGGGCAACGACAAACTTCGTTATGCCATACACGATGCCCTTAAATCCATCATGGCAAAAGCCACCACATGGAAGCAGGTGGAAACGATGCTTGCAGGGCAGGGCATCGCTATCCATTACAAATACCGTAGCGGTACAAATGAAGTGCAGGGCATTTCCTTTGAAAAGGACGGCGTGAAGTTCAAAGGTTCGGCAATCGACCGCAAATTTAGTTTTGCAGGCATGGACAGACAGTTGAAAGAAAACCGAGTAATGGAAGCCACCCAACCGATTACGGACAGCCGTCCGCTCGCCGAACAGATTAGGGAGATACTGCAACAGCCACAGGAACAGCGGTCGCACGCATACGAACCGCAGGGATTGGGATTGCTCGAAGCACTATTGGACACGTACACACCGCCCGAACCCGAGAGCATGAGCGATGCGGAAAGGCGCAGGCGAAAGAGGAAAAAACAGGAAGCACAGTCAAGGGGAGTATCACGATAA
- the mobC gene encoding plasmid mobilization relaxosome protein MobC, whose amino-acid sequence MKKLAKEKGTNGKTRRRGRPKKAITRSVSLVVRLTPTERLAIAGKARNAGMRVSDWFRQSAKTSVIRPRLSTEETGYLRTLSGMANNLNQLTKLAHKGGLVSIMTDLRELLNKVERLMERIGKDDS is encoded by the coding sequence ATGAAAAAATTGGCGAAAGAAAAAGGGACGAACGGGAAAACACGCAGGCGTGGCCGTCCGAAAAAAGCCATCACCCGAAGCGTTTCGCTCGTTGTCCGCTTGACCCCCACCGAACGTTTGGCGATTGCAGGTAAAGCAAGGAACGCAGGCATGCGGGTAAGCGATTGGTTCCGGCAGTCCGCAAAGACCTCTGTCATAAGGCCGAGGCTTTCAACAGAAGAAACAGGCTACCTGCGTACCCTGTCGGGCATGGCGAACAACCTCAACCAGTTGACCAAGCTTGCGCACAAGGGAGGGCTTGTATCAATCATGACGGATCTGCGCGAATTGCTTAACAAGGTGGAGCGATTAATGGAAAGGATTGGTAAGGATGATAGCTAA
- a CDS encoding MerR family transcriptional regulator: protein MAQIFTSYSDREFKEILSENVKEAVREALHGDTAEKPTPPPQNIGYRTRAETRLMLGVAYSTMHYWEKAGILVPRRIGRKVYYSDEAIRDALAKSGKGMK from the coding sequence ATGGCGCAGATATTCACAAGCTATTCGGACAGGGAGTTCAAGGAAATCCTATCCGAGAATGTAAAGGAGGCCGTTAGAGAGGCACTCCACGGAGACACGGCAGAAAAGCCGACCCCACCTCCACAGAACATAGGTTACAGGACGAGAGCAGAAACACGGCTCATGCTCGGCGTAGCCTATTCCACCATGCACTATTGGGAAAAGGCAGGCATCCTCGTACCCCGACGCATCGGCCGAAAGGTTTATTACTCGGACGAGGCCATCCGTGATGCTCTTGCAAAGAGCGGAAAGGGGATGAAATGA
- a CDS encoding nucleotidyltransferase, which translates to MIFEQDFTDFVQLLNDHQVKYMVVGAYALSFHGRPRHTGDLDIWIKPDAENAGKMVKVIAEFGFGQLGLTEEDFLRENYVTQLGYPPLRIDILNAISGVDFDEAYHTRLQTEIDGLEISFISANDLIRNKRNVGRPKDLGDIEALEKLKKQQADKEPNQRKRGLRR; encoded by the coding sequence ATGATATTTGAACAGGATTTTACCGACTTCGTCCAGCTTCTGAACGACCACCAAGTGAAGTACATGGTGGTAGGTGCTTATGCCCTTTCCTTTCACGGCAGGCCGAGGCACACGGGTGACCTCGATATATGGATAAAACCGGATGCGGAGAACGCAGGCAAAATGGTCAAGGTGATAGCGGAGTTCGGATTTGGTCAGCTTGGGCTTACCGAGGAAGACTTCCTACGGGAAAACTACGTTACCCAATTGGGCTATCCGCCGTTGCGCATAGACATCCTTAACGCCATATCGGGTGTCGACTTCGATGAGGCATACCATACACGTCTGCAAACCGAAATAGACGGTCTGGAAATATCGTTTATCAGTGCCAATGACCTTATCCGCAACAAGCGGAACGTGGGAAGACCCAAAGACCTTGGGGATATCGAAGCACTTGAAAAACTGAAAAAGCAACAGGCGGATAAAGAGCCTAACCAAAGGAAAAGAGGACTAAGAAGATAG